The genomic DNA GCTCAGCCGGCCACTGGTCGAGGATCTCCAGGTCTATATGCGCGAGCAAGCCGCCCGACTGTCGCGGGGGCATGATCTGGTCAAGGCGATCAACTACATTCTCAAGCGTTGGGCCGCCTTCACACTTTTTCTGGATGATGGCCGTGTTTGCCTTTCCAACAACGCCGCCGAGCGTGGCCTGCGCGGCATCGCCCTTGGAAGAAAATCGTGGCTGTTCTGCGGTTCGGATCGTGGGGGCGAGCGCGCAGCGGCGATGTACAGCCTTATTATCACCTGCAAGATGAACGGCGTCGACCCGCAGGCCTGGTTGGCCGATGTCCTCTCCCGCATCGCCGGCCACCCCGCGCACCGGCTCGATGAGCTGGCGCCTTGGAACTGGAAGCCGCAGGCGCCGGCCAACTCCGCTCAGGCCGCCTGACCGTGCACATCAACAAAGTCCATCACGTCAAGACGATCAGCCGCGTCGCCAGGGAGCTTGGCGAAGATGAGGACTGGCTGTTCGAAATCGCCATCGGCATGGAGGTCGAGGACGGCGTGATCTGGGTCTATGACACGTCCGAAGATGGCGAGATGGCCTTCACCGACTTCGGCATCGAGAACCTGATCGACCTCATCAAAATCCACAAAGACGATCCGACGATCATGGCGAGGCGATCAACCTGAAGCTAGCCGCCTGCGTGCTACGCCGGATGGATACCAATCGCAACAAGCGGATCGTTCTTTTCGTTGAGACTTTCATAGCGCCGGTTCAAATCAAAGAAGCCAAGCTGCCCCATGCCAACCTCCCCCGCTCAGAGCATGAGAACCTTGAATCTGATTTGACCGGTGTAGGCAACAGCCTATTTTTCGAGGCGCCCATAAGTGGATTTTCTGCCTGACGGCGGCGACGATGATCGCCGCGAATCAGGAGATGTGGGGGGGGGGTGACCGGTCTTTCCGCCGTCGTATTAAACCAACTTATGTCGGTGTGGTGGCTTCATTATCCGCTTTGGTATCGCCTGCTGTTTCTGTCCTACATCGTGCCCGGCTTTTTGCTAGGCGGTTGGCTGAACCATCGAGCCGCCAGTGCACTGAAGTCTTGAGATATGCACTTCCAGTTCAAGAGTCATTCGCGCTAGCCAGGAAGGATGCTTACGCGCCATCTTCAAATTTAGCCCGCTCAACCGATTTAAAAAATTTAGAAATCTGATCGATTGACTGAAGGTGATAGACATTCTTTGTGTATCGAGCCTCCTTGACGTACTCGCGATATTTTGGAGTCAAATGCTTGTGACACAGCCAGAGCACCCGGTAGCTGCTGAGCGAGCTTTTAAGAATTGGGCTATCTTTCGGCCAACCTTCTGGCGGATTGAGCCGACCAGTGACAAACCGTTTAGTCACCCACCAAAAATGAACACGTAGCGGGAGATCAACATAGACCAGACTGTCGGCCATGCTCAGGCGTGGCCACAGCGTGTCTGGGCTGCCGTATCCATCGATAATCCACCGATCTTCTGCCAGAATTGTTTCATGGGCGCGCTTGAATTCTTCCGGCGAAACCGGTGCGCCTCCTGCTCGATACTGAATCTTGTCAAGGACATGAAGAGGCAATCCCGTGATTTCCGAAAGCCGGATGCTGAGCGTCGATTTGCCACCTCCTGTATTGCCGAACACAGCGACTTTTTTCATCGCCCTCTCCCTGACACTCACGCGATAGGCCTTAGGTTCTGACTTTTGTCAGATCAGGCTCTGATAGCACGAATTGTCGCGCGCCAATCTGGATGAGAGAGCGTCGGGGTTATCGAAATTGGTGAATTTCGAGAACCGCGGCCATTGGTTCCATAATGAGCGTTGAGCGCCGTTGCGAAAGGTAGAGCCTTTGCAATAGCTGGTTGCCTAATTGCTGTATTGCCAGCAATTAGGCAAATCAGCCTTTGTCACTGAAATGCAAGCGCAAATCCGCCATGCGAATTATCATCGCGCGGCGTGGGTCAAAGGGCAGCTCCTGAAAGCCCCACTTCGCATAGAAGCCCCTCACGCTGTCATCGAGCGGATGGGTAATCACGCCCATGCCCCCGACGCTTTCGGAAACTCGTAGCGCGGTTTTCAGGGCGCAGTGCAGCAGGTCAACCGCATACCCCCTGCCCTGATAGGCCTTATCGACCGCGAGTTGCCCGAGCAGCGGCGCGGGCACGGGGTCAAGGCGATTGCGTTGCTGGGGCTTGGGCAGATACGCCCGCTCGATTTGTGCGGCGCTTAAGGCCACATAGCCGACGATGCGGCCCGTTTTCGCATCCGTGATCACGCTCACGCGTGACACGTCGTTGGCGTGGTTTACCCACGCATGGCGGCGGAACCAGTTGTTGAGGGATTCCCGACCGCAGTCGAATTCCCTGCGGTCGTCGCTTTCGGCGAGCGGACGGGGCGGCGTGACCGCCGCCACTTCCTATCGCTCCCAAGACGGGGTGCGGCGTGCGAGTTCGGCGAGCGTCGGAACCGCCTCGGCAGGGCGGCTAATCCACGCTTCGAACGCTTCCCAGTCTTTGGCCGGAATGGTGATGACGGAGCGGTTCAGAACCTCGGCTTCCGCCGCCTCGATCGACCGACGCCGCATGAATTCGCTCAAGGTCGTGTGCGACTGCGCTGCCGCTTCTTCCAAAAGGGCGCGTTCATCGGAGGAAACCCGAACGCTTAGGACAGAGCTGCTCAAGGGCTGTTCTCTCATGTGTATGACATTAGCATACAAGAGGCGGGAATTCAATCAAATAGTGAAAGTTAAGCTAGGGTCGTGAACCGAACCGCTCCTGCCCTTCGCGGCGGTTTCGGCTCTATCGGGCTTTCATCCCTGACGCGCATTGCCTAATTGCTGGCAATACAGCAACTAGGCAAAATGCCTTGAAGGCAAGCCTTATTGCTGCTATAGCAGCAAGCATGAAAGTCCTTGCGATTCTGAGCCAGAAGGGCGGCGCAGGCAAAACCACCCTCGCCCTGCATATCGCCGCCGCCGCCGAGGCGGCAGGCAAGCCGTGCGCGGTTATCGACCTTGACCCGCAGGCGAGCGCGGCGGGCTGGAAGGATACCCGCGCCGACGAAGCCCCTGTCGTCGTCGCTCTGCCCCACACCCGCCTTGCCGCAGGCCTTCAGGCTGCCAAGGAAGGCGGGGCCAAGCTTTGCATTATCGACACTGCGCCCCATGCCGAGGCCGCCGCTATGGCCGCCGCGCGGGCCGCTGACCTCATCCTTATCCCATGCCGCGCCGGAATCCTCGATTTGCGGGCCATTGGCACGACGGCTGAATTTGTGAAGCTGGCGGGCAAGCGGGCTTTCGTCGTTTTGAACGCCCTTCCCCCTCGCGCCTCGCACATCTTGAGCGACGCACGGGAAGCCGTGGCCGTTCACGGGATCGATGTTGCGCCAGTGACTTTGCAACAACGCGCCGCCTA from Candidatus Rhodoblastus alkanivorans includes the following:
- a CDS encoding GNAT family N-acetyltransferase; this translates as MAAVTPPRPLAESDDRREFDCGRESLNNWFRRHAWVNHANDVSRVSVITDAKTGRIVGYVALSAAQIERAYLPKPQQRNRLDPVPAPLLGQLAVDKAYQGRGYAVDLLHCALKTALRVSESVGGMGVITHPLDDSVRGFYAKWGFQELPFDPRRAMIIRMADLRLHFSDKG
- a CDS encoding isopentenyl transferase family protein, with product MKKVAVFGNTGGGKSTLSIRLSEITGLPLHVLDKIQYRAGGAPVSPEEFKRAHETILAEDRWIIDGYGSPDTLWPRLSMADSLVYVDLPLRVHFWWVTKRFVTGRLNPPEGWPKDSPILKSSLSSYRVLWLCHKHLTPKYREYVKEARYTKNVYHLQSIDQISKFFKSVERAKFEDGA
- a CDS encoding DUF1778 domain-containing protein, which gives rise to MREQPLSSSVLSVRVSSDERALLEEAAAQSHTTLSEFMRRRSIEAAEAEVLNRSVITIPAKDWEAFEAWISRPAEAVPTLAELARRTPSWER
- a CDS encoding AAA family ATPase, which gives rise to MKASLIAAIAASMKVLAILSQKGGAGKTTLALHIAAAAEAAGKPCAVIDLDPQASAAGWKDTRADEAPVVVALPHTRLAAGLQAAKEGGAKLCIIDTAPHAEAAAMAAARAADLILIPCRAGILDLRAIGTTAEFVKLAGKRAFVVLNALPPRASHILSDAREAVAVHGIDVAPVTLQQRAAYGHALTAGQTAPEYEPQGKAAEEVADLRKWLFFELKL